One Tamandua tetradactyla isolate mTamTet1 chromosome 20, mTamTet1.pri, whole genome shotgun sequence DNA segment encodes these proteins:
- the NUDCD2 gene encoding nudC domain-containing protein 2: MSASFEERSGVVPCGTPWGQWYQTLEEVFIEVQVPPGTRAQDIQCGLQSRHVALAVGGREILKGKLFDSTIADEGTWTLEDRKMVRIVLTKTKRDAANCWTSLLESEYAADPWVQDQMQRKLTLERFQKENPGFDFSGAEISGNYTKGGPDFSNLEK; the protein is encoded by the exons ATGTCGGCCTCGTTTGAGGAGCGCAGTGGGGTGGTTCCGTGTGGGACGCCGTGGGGCCAGTGGTATCAGACCTTGGAGGAGGTGTTCATTGAAGTTCAGGTTCCTCCAGGCACACGCGCCCAGGACATCCAGTGCGGCCTGCAAAGCCGTCATGTGGCGCTGGCCGTGGGTGGCCGCGAGATCCTCAAG ggtAAACTCTTTGATTCTACAATAGCTGATGAGGGAACATGGACTTTGG AGGACAGAAAAATGGTCCGTATTGTTcttacaaagacaaagagagatgcAGCAAACTGTTGGACTTCTCTTCTAGAATCTGAATATGCAGCTGATCCTTGGGTGCAAGACCAAATGCAGAGAAAGCTTACGTTGGAGAGATTCCAGAAAGAA AATCCTGGTTTTGACTTCAGTGGAGCAGAAATCTCAGGAAACTACACTAAAGGTGGACCAGATTTCTCAAATCTTGAGAAAtga